In one Calderihabitans maritimus genomic region, the following are encoded:
- a CDS encoding aldo/keto reductase, protein MEKRKLGKSGLEVSAIGLGCMRMSFGQNPLPDREEMIALIRKAVELGVTFFDTAEVYGPYTNEELVGEALEPFKGEVVIATKFGFDLYPDGRPGWRGLNSRPEHIKKAVEGSLRRLRVDAIDLYYQHRVDPNVPIEDVAGAVKDLIQEGKVRCFGLSEAGANTIRRAHAVCPVTAVQSEYSLWWRRPEEEVLPTCEELGIGFVPYSPLGKGFLTGTIDDKTQFDPSDLRSRIPRFKPEALRANLALVDLIKEIARRKQATPAQIALAWLLAQKPWIVPIPGTTKLERLKENIGAASVTLTHEDLREIAEALSHITIQGGRYPEELEKMTYL, encoded by the coding sequence ATGGAAAAACGAAAACTTGGAAAAAGTGGCCTTGAAGTTTCAGCTATCGGACTGGGATGTATGCGGATGAGTTTTGGTCAGAATCCTCTTCCCGACAGGGAAGAGATGATTGCGCTCATTCGCAAGGCAGTAGAACTGGGTGTTACCTTTTTTGATACCGCTGAGGTTTATGGACCGTACACTAATGAGGAACTTGTGGGAGAGGCTTTGGAGCCGTTCAAGGGCGAGGTGGTGATTGCCACCAAGTTTGGATTTGATTTATATCCTGACGGAAGACCGGGTTGGAGGGGACTTAACAGCCGACCAGAGCACATCAAAAAAGCTGTAGAAGGTTCTCTCAGGCGGCTCAGGGTAGACGCGATTGATCTTTACTACCAGCACCGCGTGGATCCAAATGTACCCATTGAAGACGTGGCTGGAGCGGTAAAGGATCTCATCCAGGAAGGTAAGGTGAGGTGCTTCGGCCTCTCAGAGGCGGGAGCCAATACCATTCGCCGTGCTCATGCTGTCTGTCCGGTCACTGCAGTGCAGAGTGAGTACTCTCTATGGTGGCGGAGGCCCGAGGAAGAGGTGCTCCCCACCTGCGAGGAGCTAGGCATTGGCTTTGTGCCTTACAGTCCTCTTGGAAAGGGATTCCTCACTGGTACTATAGATGATAAGACTCAATTTGATCCCTCAGATCTGCGCAGCCGTATTCCCCGCTTCAAGCCTGAGGCACTACGGGCAAATCTTGCTCTGGTTGATTTGATAAAGGAAATCGCCCGCAGGAAACAGGCGACCCCTGCACAGATAGCCCTGGCCTGGCTTCTGGCTCAAAAACCCTGGATAGTCCCCATTCCCGGAACCACAAAGCTGGAGCGGCTTAAGGAAAACATAGGAGCAGCATCCGTGACTCTCACCCATGAGGATCTAAGGGAAATAGCCGAAGCACTTTCACACATTACCATTCAGGGAGGGCGATATCCTGAAGAGTTAGAAAAAATGACATATCTGTAA
- a CDS encoding iron-containing alcohol dehydrogenase, with product MMKFEFYNPTRLIFGAGSLEQLGKVVSQYGEKALLVIGGGSVKKSGAFDKAVASLKSAGVSVVEFSGVEPNPRLSTVVRAAELAKKEKCDVVIGMGGGSVMDASKVIAASVLYEGDPKDMLVRAGKAPRLPERALPIITVPTLAATGSEMNNGAVITIDNEEEKLKTFVQTEVLYPRVAVVDPELTVTVPKNYTAFGVCDIITHVTEGYFNGIDGTPLQDRFAEGVILTVLEWGPKAVNDGNNLEARTQVQWASIVALNGWVQAGVNMVAPVHMIEHTLSALYDIPHGAGLAVVNPAWMRFAARFRPERFAQFAQRIFGLSATGKDTLSLAMEGINRFEEFLRSIGCPTRLSELGIGEITEEMLFRYAEETLKVLQDEEGRLPGRPPLRKEDIVEILRMAM from the coding sequence ATGATGAAATTTGAATTTTATAACCCAACCCGATTAATCTTTGGTGCAGGTTCGTTAGAACAGTTAGGGAAAGTAGTTAGTCAATATGGGGAAAAAGCACTACTTGTCATTGGTGGTGGAAGTGTAAAGAAAAGCGGAGCGTTTGATAAAGCAGTAGCAAGTCTCAAATCAGCGGGTGTTTCAGTAGTGGAATTCTCTGGTGTTGAACCAAATCCACGGCTGTCAACTGTAGTGCGAGCTGCGGAATTAGCAAAAAAAGAAAAATGTGATGTGGTTATAGGTATGGGTGGCGGGAGCGTCATGGATGCCTCAAAAGTAATTGCAGCCTCAGTCCTTTATGAAGGCGATCCTAAGGATATGCTTGTGCGGGCAGGAAAAGCGCCCAGACTTCCGGAGCGAGCTCTTCCCATTATCACTGTTCCTACCTTGGCGGCAACTGGCTCGGAAATGAACAATGGTGCGGTGATCACAATTGACAATGAAGAAGAAAAGCTAAAAACATTCGTTCAGACCGAGGTTCTCTATCCTCGTGTGGCAGTGGTGGATCCTGAACTTACGGTGACAGTGCCAAAAAACTACACAGCTTTTGGGGTGTGCGACATAATAACTCATGTGACAGAGGGTTATTTTAATGGTATAGACGGGACTCCTCTCCAGGACAGGTTTGCTGAGGGAGTGATTCTTACCGTCTTGGAGTGGGGACCAAAGGCAGTTAATGATGGAAATAATTTAGAAGCACGTACCCAGGTGCAGTGGGCATCGATAGTTGCCCTGAATGGCTGGGTACAGGCAGGCGTAAATATGGTGGCTCCAGTGCATATGATCGAGCATACACTTTCCGCGCTCTACGATATCCCTCATGGAGCAGGGTTGGCAGTCGTGAACCCGGCTTGGATGCGCTTTGCTGCGAGGTTCCGTCCCGAGCGTTTTGCCCAATTTGCTCAACGTATCTTCGGTTTGTCAGCAACAGGCAAAGACACCTTGAGCCTGGCTATGGAAGGTATTAATAGGTTTGAAGAGTTTTTGCGTTCCATAGGTTGTCCCACGCGCCTGTCGGAATTGGGCATTGGAGAAATTACCGAAGAAATGCTTTTCCGTTATGCGGAAGAGACGCTGAAAGTGCTTCAGGATGAAGAAGGAAGGCTTCCAGGTCGTCCCCCTCTGCGAAAGGAAGATATTGTAGAAATACTACGTATGGCAATGTAA